From a single Rickettsia endosymbiont of Cantharis rufa genomic region:
- the pcrA gene encoding DNA helicase PcrA, which yields MQNQYFLNTLNPQQQKAVLHTEGPLLLLAGAGTGKTKVLTSRIANIIHQNLASPQNILAVTFTNKAAKEMAERVHSLINCYGLNIGTFHSMAARILREHIEHLNFGLNNRFTIINHDDQLKLIKDIVKLKDIDTKKYAPKLVHIIISRWKDQGLLPSKLSASDTSLPVQRVAKLVYHEYQQNLLISNALDFGDLLLYNNELFIKNPDILRHYQEKYRYILIDEYQDTNVVQYLWARMLASLHENICCVGDDDQSIYGWRGAEVGNILRFEKDFLGATIIKLEQNYRSTLPILAAASNVINNNKNRHGKTLWTDRESGEKIKIISCWSDKEEARYIASEIDRLVREDQYNAGNIAILVRAGFQTRSFEEAFINSAMPYKIIGGLRFYERMEIRDMLAYIRIALNPNDNLALERIINVPKRAIGAASLSKIKAYAIEQSISNFVAIKEMLEKGEIKAKSYYTLKDFVTKIDNWHERFNLDAPINVVKVILDDSGYLEMLKEEKTEETLGRIENINEMLRAIAEFNDIHDFIEHSSLVMENEVLETNYGGSITIMTLHAAKGLEFDVVFLPGWEEGVFPSQRSLDEDGEKGLEEERRIAYVGITRAKKDLYITHAESRKIFYEVVRSYPSRFITEIPDEITIRTSSMKKYNFFYKL from the coding sequence ATGCAAAACCAATATTTTCTAAATACATTAAATCCACAACAGCAAAAAGCAGTTCTTCACACTGAAGGACCGCTTTTATTGCTTGCAGGTGCAGGAACAGGTAAAACAAAGGTACTTACCTCAAGAATAGCTAATATTATTCACCAAAATTTAGCCTCACCTCAAAATATTCTAGCCGTTACTTTTACTAATAAAGCTGCTAAAGAGATGGCTGAAAGGGTTCATAGCTTAATTAATTGCTACGGGCTTAATATCGGTACTTTTCATTCAATGGCAGCTAGAATATTACGGGAACATATAGAGCATTTAAATTTTGGCTTAAATAACAGATTTACTATTATTAATCATGACGATCAATTAAAACTAATTAAAGATATAGTAAAACTGAAAGATATTGATACTAAAAAATATGCTCCTAAATTAGTACATATCATAATTTCTAGATGGAAAGATCAAGGATTACTACCAAGTAAATTATCAGCCTCAGACACTAGCCTTCCGGTGCAGCGAGTAGCAAAACTTGTTTACCATGAATATCAGCAGAATCTTCTTATCTCTAATGCGCTAGATTTTGGGGATCTGTTACTTTATAATAATGAGCTTTTCATTAAAAATCCTGACATATTAAGGCATTATCAAGAAAAATATCGATATATTTTGATAGATGAGTATCAAGATACAAACGTTGTACAGTATTTATGGGCAAGAATGCTCGCAAGCTTACATGAAAATATCTGTTGTGTTGGTGATGATGATCAGTCTATTTACGGTTGGCGAGGAGCAGAAGTCGGTAATATATTACGATTTGAAAAAGATTTTTTAGGTGCAACAATTATTAAATTAGAGCAGAATTATAGATCAACTTTGCCGATACTCGCTGCCGCTTCCAATGTTATCAATAATAATAAAAACCGTCACGGTAAAACGTTATGGACGGATAGAGAAAGCGGTGAAAAGATAAAAATTATATCTTGTTGGAGTGATAAAGAAGAAGCAAGATATATAGCCAGTGAAATAGATAGGTTAGTCCGAGAAGACCAATATAATGCAGGTAATATCGCCATATTAGTGCGAGCCGGATTTCAAACTAGGAGTTTTGAAGAGGCATTTATAAATAGTGCTATGCCTTATAAAATTATAGGGGGCTTAAGATTTTATGAACGAATGGAAATAAGGGACATGCTTGCCTATATCCGTATTGCTTTGAATCCAAACGATAATTTAGCACTTGAGCGTATTATAAATGTACCGAAAAGAGCAATAGGAGCAGCTAGTTTAAGCAAAATTAAAGCCTATGCTATTGAGCAGAGTATTTCTAATTTTGTAGCTATTAAGGAAATGCTAGAAAAAGGCGAAATCAAAGCAAAATCATATTATACTTTAAAGGATTTTGTGACTAAAATTGATAATTGGCATGAAAGATTTAACCTTGACGCTCCGATAAACGTGGTCAAAGTAATACTTGATGATTCCGGTTACCTTGAAATGCTTAAGGAAGAGAAAACCGAAGAGACACTTGGAAGAATCGAGAATATTAATGAGATGCTAAGAGCTATTGCTGAGTTTAACGATATCCATGACTTTATCGAACATTCTAGTTTGGTTATGGAAAACGAAGTGCTTGAAACCAATTACGGCGGTTCTATTACTATAATGACCCTGCACGCTGCGAAAGGTCTTGAGTTTGATGTAGTATTCTTACCGGGTTGGGAAGAGGGGGTATTTCCGTCTCAAAGATCTCTAGACGAAGATGGTGAAAAGGGCTTAGAAGAAGAGCGCCGCATTGCTTATGTCGGCATTACGAGAGCCAAAAAAGACCTCTACATTACCCACGCAGAAAGCCGAAAAATATTTTATGAAGTAGTCCGCTCTTACCCCTCAAGGTTCATAACCGAAATCCCTGATGAAATTACGATTAGGACCTCTTCTATGAAAAAATACAATTTTTTTTATAAGCTTTAA
- a CDS encoding transposase — MLDIEPQIYPAEFKESAIRLAIESKQPFAQTARELGMAILPLLIAVEVES, encoded by the coding sequence ATGCTGGATATAGAGCCACAGATATATCCAGCTGAATTTAAAGAATCAGCGATTAGATTAGCTATTGAGTCTAAGCAACCTTTTGCTCAAACAGCTAGAGAACTAGGAATGGCAATCCTCCCATTATTAATCGCAGTAGAAGTAGAGAGTTAA
- a CDS encoding IS1-like element transposase, with protein MSINGSGVRDTVRVLKVGINTVIRVLKKSSVKKDKSFYQYDRSNYCS; from the coding sequence ATGTCAATCAATGGCTCTGGAGTTAGGGATACAGTAAGAGTATTAAAAGTGGGTATCAATACGGTTATCCGTGTTTTAAAAAAATCTAGCGTTAAAAAAGATAAATCATTCTATCAATACGATAGAAGTAATTATTGCTCCTGA
- a CDS encoding IS1-like element transposase: MSINGSGVRDTVRVLKVGINTVIRVLKKI, encoded by the coding sequence ATGTCAATCAATGGCTCTGGAGTTAGGGATACAGTAAGAGTATTAAAAGTGGGTATCAATACGGTTATCCGTGTTTTAAAAAAAATCTAG